TACCCGAAGTAACCGTCTTTCCCAAACCTTTTCAGAAACCGCATCCACCCGTATTTATGGTGGCGAATACCCCAGAATCTATTCAGTTTGCTGCCCAACGAAAGTATCCCATTTTTATCAACGGGGCACAGAGAATCCAAGAAATGCAATATAATCAGCAACTCTATTGGAAGGCGTTTGATGAAGCCGGACACGATCGATCTGGAGTTCATTTGCTGGTAAATCGTTTTATCTATGTAGCCGATACTACGAACCAGGCCCGGGATGAGATGGAAAAACCCTTTATGACCTTCATCGATGAAAAAGCCCCGGACTTGAAACAATTTCTTATCCGTAAATACGGAGAGAAAGGCCTGGATTTCGATTTCTTAGCCGATAATATTTGTATCTTCGGAGACCCGGCCTACTGTGTTAACAGACTTAAAGAACTTCAAGAGAAAATCGACCTTCGTTACCTGCTCTGCACTTTAAACTTTATCACCGTAGACCACCAAAGATGTGTAAAATCCATGGAACGATTTGCCCGGGAAGTCATGCCCCATTTCCAATAAAACATAATCCCAAAGAGCCTGAAGGATATGCCCCACCCCAAACCCCCCTGTGTACTGGGAGAGGCATATCCTTCAGGCTCTTTGGAGTTAAAACTCTTCTGTATCCATGAATCAGACTATACCCTGCGATGTCCTCGTCATAGGTGGTGGAGGAGCAGGTCTTCGCACGGCCATTGAGGCAAAAAAACTCGCAAACAAGGTTGTCCTGGCCAGTAAAGGAGAAGCCGGACGCAGTGGAAGTACCATGTATTCAGGCTGTTCCATGATTGCCACTCTTCCCACAGACCCTGAGGAAGCCTTTCGCCTGCATTTTCAAGATACGCTGTTTGTCGGTAAATTTCTTAACGATCCAACCCTGGTAGAAGATCTTGTTAATCGGGCAGGGGAAGAAGTTCTGGCCATTGAACAAATGGGTGTTAAGATTCACAAAAAGAAAGGGGGTTTCCTCATGGGAAGGCCGGATGATGCACCAAACCCCAGTGCTGTGGAACCGGATTATACGGGATACGAGTTTCGGGTTCGAGGAGCTGCGTTAACACAACCTCTGAGAAAATATGCCGATCAAATAGGGGTTCAGGTCATGGATGGGATTACAATCCTACAGTTGATCGTCGAAGATGGAGAAATAACCGGAGCGGTAGGGGTAGATACTCAAATTGGAGAAACGTATGTTTTTGCAGCCAAGGCGGTGGTTCTGGCCAGTGGGGGGGCCGGTCAATTGTATGCTTTTACCAGCAACAGTCCGGATATTACTGGAGATTCCTATAGCCTCGCCCTAGAAGCCGGAGTTATACTGCGGGATATGGAATTTGTGGAGTTTAACCCCTGCCGCCTGCTCTTCCCTGACATGCCCACCAACCTACCTCCCGATCTTTTTACCTATGGAGCAGTTCTACGGAATGCTAACGGAGAGAGATTCATCTTGAACCATAATCCCAAAGGAGAAGAAAACTCTTTCCGGGAAGAAATGCCCCGACTCGTATACCTGGAAGTCAAGGAAGGCCGCGG
The genomic region above belongs to Candidatus Limnocylindrales bacterium and contains:
- a CDS encoding LLM class flavin-dependent oxidoreductase encodes the protein MKFGIFIMGTQCGTYLDILDQMEYAEELGFDAVWLAERYFQHSPLLWPSPLTIAGFLAARTKRIRIGLAARILPFHHPLHVAEDVATVDILSQGRFNFGVTRAGLDELFHQVFQAPLEETRDRFKEALDIIFQAWTQPKVSYQGKYYQIPEVTVFPKPFQKPHPPVFMVANTPESIQFAAQRKYPIFINGAQRIQEMQYNQQLYWKAFDEAGHDRSGVHLLVNRFIYVADTTNQARDEMEKPFMTFIDEKAPDLKQFLIRKYGEKGLDFDFLADNICIFGDPAYCVNRLKELQEKIDLRYLLCTLNFITVDHQRCVKSMERFAREVMPHFQ
- a CDS encoding FAD-dependent oxidoreductase gives rise to the protein MNQTIPCDVLVIGGGGAGLRTAIEAKKLANKVVLASKGEAGRSGSTMYSGCSMIATLPTDPEEAFRLHFQDTLFVGKFLNDPTLVEDLVNRAGEEVLAIEQMGVKIHKKKGGFLMGRPDDAPNPSAVEPDYTGYEFRVRGAALTQPLRKYADQIGVQVMDGITILQLIVEDGEITGAVGVDTQIGETYVFAAKAVVLASGGAGQLYAFTSNSPDITGDSYSLALEAGVILRDMEFVEFNPCRLLFPDMPTNLPPDLFTYGAVLRNANGERFILNHNPKGEENSFREEMPRLVYLEVKEGRGVQGGVYLDATPIPLDIWETRYPALFTALKNQGVDPQKDYLIFGVRANMFAGGVKITRQGESNISGLFAVGEAAGGVHGAKRFGGNSVAHTLVSGAITGRAAAWHAQKRREIPDLQGHLENGFVKRSGTLSVEEVSQHLRRSMWENVSFIRSETSLQKARADIQACRKALEDCRIDDLADWLQYKITCGMCLVAEAITASALYRKESRGPHYREDYPNQDKGWLGSVEVQKIGSDLVLSFKPKT